A window of Saccharomyces eubayanus strain FM1318 chromosome XII, whole genome shotgun sequence contains these coding sequences:
- the GAS2 gene encoding 1,3-beta-glucanosyltransferase has product MRQEQRLCIAIQLFVCFFIHFTFCSSSHNYGNTPEIKIVGSKFFSSLDGAQFFIKGIAYQPQRSEEELANANGAFETKYIDALADPELCLRDIPYLKRLGVNTLRIYAIDPTKSHEKCMEALSVEGMYVLLDLSEPDISINREEPAWDVNIFERYKSVIDAMSSFPNLLGFFAGNEVTNDHTNTFASPFVKAAIRDAKEYISRSDYRNIPVGYSTNDDAVTRENLANYFVCGEVKADFYGINMYEWCGYSTYGTSGYRERTKEFEGYPIPVFFSEFGCNIIRPRPFTEVSALYGNKMSSVWSGGLAYMYFEEENEYGVVKINDKNEVDILPDFKNLEKEFKKADPKGTTEERYSIALKNQQARNDTECPSITGRVWEANEKLPATPDRSKCACLDTVLPCAVVPFGSESEKYENYFDYLCSKVDCSDIQANGKTGIYGMFSDCSVEQKMSLQLSKLYYKVGAKDQRCPLNDRNVYFNLESLEHLSNDSVCNDILNSIVNSTCSNGDCSISNPARNKENLKAKHPPKNDINGSTVAFKTSGFIILLISMVTAGVVF; this is encoded by the coding sequence ATGAGGCAGGAACAAAGATTGTGTATAGCCATTcaattgtttgtttgtttttttatacatTTTACTTTCTGTTCCTCAAGTCACAATTATGGAAATACTCCGGAGATTAAGATAGTTGGAAGCAAGTTTTTCAGCTCACTGGATGGAGCAcagttttttattaaagGCATCGCATATCAACCACAGAGAAGTGAAGAGGAGCTTGCAAATGCAAATGGCGCTTTTGAGACAAAATATATCGACGCCTTGGCAGATCCAGAGCTATGCTTGAGGGATATACCATATCTTAAAAGATTAGGAGTAAACACGTTGCGTATTTACGCAATTGACCCAACAAAGTCGCACGAAAAATGTATGGAAGCACTGTCTGTCGAAGGAATGTATGTTCTATTAGACCTTTCAGAACCAgatatttcaataaatagAGAAGAACCGGCTTGGGATGTTaacatctttgaaagatataAATCTGTAATTGACGCaatgtcttcttttccaaatctgCTTGGCTTTTTTGCGGGAAATGAGGTGACCAACGATCATACAAATACGTTTGCTTCACCATTTGTAAAGGCTGCAATTAGAGATGCCAAAGAGTACATATCGAGGTCCGACTATAGAAATATTCCGGTCGGCTATTCTACCAATGATGATGCTGTAACCAGAGAAAACCTTGCCAATTACTTTGTTTGCGGAGAGGTCAAAGCTGATTTCTACGGAATAAATATGTATGAATGGTGCGGGTATTCTACATATGGGACTAGTGGATATAGGGAAAGGacaaaagaatttgaaggTTACCCAATCCCTGTATTTTTCTCTGAATTCGGCTGCAATATCATAAGACCGAGACCATTTACTGAAGTCAGTGCTCTATATGGTAACAAAATGTCCTCAGTTTGGTCGGGAGGTCTTGcatatatgtattttgaagaagaaaatgaatacGGCGTTGTCAAAATTAATGACAAAAATGAAGTGGATATTCTTCCTgacttcaaaaatcttgagaaagagttcaaaaaaGCCGATCCAAAAGGCACCACAGAGGAACGGTATTCAattgctttgaaaaatcagcAGGCACGGAATGATACTGAATGCCCAAGTATCACCGGGAGAGTTTGGGAAGCAAACGAAAAATTACCTGCAACACCGGATAGATCTAAGTGCGCCTGTTTGGATACGGTTTTGCCATGTGCCGTGGTTCCTTTTGGTTCTGAGTCTGAAAAATACGAGAACTATTTTGACTACTTATGTTCGAAAGTTGATTGTTCTGATATTCAGGCAAATGGTAAAACAGGTATATACGGTATGTTCTCTGATTGTTCCGTAGAGCAGAAAATGTCTTTACAGCTAAGCAAACTGTACTACAAAGTAGGCGCGAAAGATCAACGCTGCCCCCTCAATGATAGAAACGTGTACTTTAATTTAGAAAGCTTGGAACATCTCTCAAATGATTCAGTGTGCAATGATATTCTCAATTCTATAGTGAACAGTACGTGTTCCAATGGCGATTGCTCAATCTCAAACCCAGCAcgaaataaagaaaatttaaagGCGAAGCATCCCCCAAAGAATGATATAAATGGCAGTACCGTTGCATTTAAAACCTCAGGGTTTATAATACTTTTGATTTCTATGGTGACTGCTGGAGTTGTTTTCTGA